In Marivirga salinae, a single window of DNA contains:
- a CDS encoding OsmC family protein, which yields MRVITNMLAPKEYESKNESGNILNIDMYDAKSKDYFSPMESLLAALASCASVDLVEMIKKRRKNLMDLQVETVGKRREEHPRAYESIHMIFTATSDNLKEDEFMKLVELAAGKYCSVSGTLNVKATYEVVIKEI from the coding sequence ATGAGAGTAATCACAAATATGCTGGCTCCTAAGGAATATGAGAGCAAAAATGAGTCAGGCAATATCTTAAATATTGATATGTATGACGCCAAAAGCAAGGACTATTTTTCTCCAATGGAAAGTCTCTTGGCTGCCTTAGCTTCGTGCGCATCGGTAGATTTAGTGGAAATGATTAAGAAAAGAAGGAAAAATCTAATGGACCTTCAAGTTGAGACCGTAGGAAAAAGAAGAGAAGAACACCCGAGGGCATATGAAAGTATCCATATGATTTTTACCGCTACATCAGACAATTTAAAGGAAGATGAATTTATGAAATTGGTTGAATTGGCAGCGGGTAAATATTGCTCTGTTTCTGGTACTCTAAATGTTAAAGCA